One window of the Deltaproteobacteria bacterium genome contains the following:
- the hflX gene encoding GTPase HflX: MGIVVCAIVGDEREIVIPVLSDYPLGRRHLRGIRCIHTHLKNEPLSQDDLTDLALLRLDIMAAIGVLEDGLPGNIYMSHLLPLNPEGKTYELHPPISFHRLNLKMDEFTEAIEHEMGRTIVRDVKDKRERAILVSVSRGDREEQLLSMEELKELARSANVAALDAIIQRPKELSPKYLMGSGKLKELIINALQKEATLIIFDQELTPTQMREIGEVTELKVIDRTELILDIFARRAHSRDGKVQVELAQLKYRLSRLSGKGSAMSRLAGGIGGRGPGETKLEVDRRRVQDRISHLEKQLKHLSRGRLERRRSRAKSDVPIISIVGYTNVGKTTLLNALTKSETKVEDLLFATLDTASRRLRFPRERDAVITDTVGFIRHLPLDLLKAFKSTLEEMEDADLLIHLADISSPNFEKQVEVVDNVLKEIGLDNIERLLVFNKEDLVDPDIVKNLCRRHNAVAVSATHKETLGSLLKVLEEKLWPEEGDGEWLANIKLRL; the protein is encoded by the coding sequence ATGGGCATTGTTGTATGCGCAATCGTTGGAGATGAAAGGGAGATTGTCATACCTGTCCTCTCTGATTATCCACTCGGAAGAAGACATTTAAGGGGTATTCGCTGCATACACACCCACCTTAAAAATGAACCCCTAAGCCAGGATGACCTCACAGACCTTGCCTTGCTCAGGTTGGACATTATGGCAGCAATAGGCGTTCTTGAAGACGGTCTGCCGGGCAATATTTATATGTCTCATCTTTTGCCGTTAAACCCTGAAGGCAAGACTTATGAACTTCATCCGCCCATATCATTTCACAGGCTGAATTTAAAGATGGATGAATTTACTGAGGCCATTGAACATGAGATGGGCAGGACTATAGTAAGGGATGTAAAGGATAAAAGGGAGAGGGCAATCCTTGTAAGCGTATCAAGAGGAGACAGAGAAGAACAGCTTCTTTCCATGGAGGAGCTTAAAGAATTAGCCCGCTCTGCAAATGTTGCGGCGCTGGATGCGATTATTCAGAGGCCAAAGGAACTCAGTCCAAAATATCTCATGGGCAGCGGAAAGCTTAAGGAACTCATAATAAATGCCCTTCAGAAAGAGGCAACCCTTATAATATTTGACCAGGAACTGACGCCAACGCAGATGCGTGAGATAGGCGAGGTGACAGAACTGAAGGTAATTGACAGAACAGAGCTTATACTTGATATATTTGCCAGAAGGGCGCACAGCAGAGACGGCAAGGTGCAGGTGGAACTGGCCCAATTAAAATACCGCCTTTCAAGACTTTCCGGTAAAGGCAGCGCCATGTCAAGGTTGGCAGGCGGCATAGGGGGAAGGGGGCCGGGTGAAACAAAACTTGAGGTTGACAGGCGGCGGGTGCAGGACAGGATAAGCCATCTTGAAAAACAGCTCAAACATTTAAGCCGCGGAAGACTGGAGCGGAGGCGCAGCCGGGCAAAGAGCGACGTGCCCATAATATCCATTGTGGGATATACAAATGTGGGGAAGACAACGCTTTTAAATGCCCTTACAAAGAGCGAAACAAAGGTGGAAGACCTTTTGTTTGCGACTTTAGATACTGCATCCAGAAGGCTCAGATTTCCAAGGGAAAGGGATGCGGTTATAACAGATACAGTGGGATTTATCAGGCATCTGCCTCTTGACCTTCTTAAGGCATTCAAGTCAACCCTTGAGGAGATGGAGGACGCAGACCTTCTTATCCACCTTGCGGATATAAGCAGCCCTAATTTTGAGAAACAGGTTGAGGTGGTGGATAATGTTTTAAAAGAAATAGGCCTGGATAATATTGAGAGGCTTCTTGTTTTTAATAAAGAGGATTTGGTTGACCCTGATATAGTAAAAAATCTTTGCCGCCGCCACAACGCCGTGGCCGTATCCGCTACCCACAAAGAGACCCTGGGCAGTCTGTTAAAAGTTCTGGAAGAAAAGTTGTGGCCGGAGGAAGGGGATGGTGAATGGTTAGCAAACATAAAGCTGCGGCTATAG
- a CDS encoding ATP-binding protein, translated as MPKKPQSLTPEELRWTCDPNQFPFMTTDEIQPLEETIGQERALRAMDFGLGLESHGFNIYVLGESGTGKTSTVRAMLEKKAGNEKVPDDWCYVYNFADPDRPNALNLPQGIGGGLKIDMADLVESLRRDIPKVFESKDYEKHRDEILDGQQERTKALFYRLEQKAQEKGFILKKTVSGLAVLPAKDGKTFGHEDFEKLSKGEKARIEEEGKFLQDRLSDTIREARVVEKETKERINALDREVVQYVVNPLLNELLDKYKQYPDVIEYLSQVKEDVLAHSDDFRPKEEFALSLPGLKLPKMEPSFERYSVNLLVNNKEAKGAPVVIETNPTYYNLFGRIEHRVQYGVAMTDFTMIKAGSIQRANGGYLVINALDLLRNIFAYDALKRMIKNKEVKVEDVWEQYRLVSTTTLKPEPIPVDIKIVLIGSPYIYYLLYSLDDEYRKLFKVKADFDNRMPLIAENIAKYGAFIAARCKEEGLNPFDKTGAARVVEYGARLANDKEKLTAQFSEITDIIREASYWAGVDGGKFVAAGHVDRAVSERIFRNSRIEERIRELITEGTFLIDTDGAVAGQINGIAVLDMGDYAFGKPSRITAKTFLGDAGVVNIEREVKMSGRIHNKALMILTSYLGEKFAQDTPLTLSASICFEQLYEEIEGDSATCTEFYALISSLSGLPISQGIAVTGSMNQFGEVQPVGGINEKIEGFFDVCAAKGLTGKQGVIIPKKNVRNLMLKKEVIETVKTGKFAVYPIERVEEGLEILTGAAAGERQPDGVYPDGTVNFLVAKRLKGLAKTLKEFGKGKGAVKKEENKQ; from the coding sequence ATGCCAAAAAAACCACAATCGTTAACGCCTGAAGAACTGCGCTGGACATGCGACCCTAATCAGTTTCCATTCATGACAACAGATGAAATCCAGCCGCTTGAGGAAACTATCGGCCAGGAGAGGGCCTTGCGGGCAATGGATTTTGGCCTGGGGCTTGAGAGCCACGGCTTTAATATCTATGTCCTTGGCGAGAGCGGAACAGGAAAGACATCCACTGTCAGGGCAATGCTTGAAAAAAAGGCGGGCAATGAAAAGGTTCCTGACGACTGGTGCTATGTATATAATTTTGCGGATCCTGACAGGCCAAATGCATTAAATCTTCCGCAGGGGATTGGCGGCGGGTTAAAAATTGATATGGCGGATCTGGTAGAGTCGTTAAGACGTGATATACCGAAGGTCTTTGAGAGCAAGGATTATGAAAAGCACAGGGATGAGATTTTGGACGGCCAGCAGGAAAGGACAAAGGCCCTTTTTTACAGATTGGAGCAGAAGGCTCAGGAAAAAGGCTTTATCCTCAAAAAGACTGTGAGCGGCTTGGCTGTTTTGCCGGCAAAGGACGGCAAGACATTTGGCCATGAAGATTTTGAGAAACTTTCAAAAGGCGAGAAGGCAAGGATAGAGGAGGAGGGCAAGTTTTTACAGGACAGGCTCAGCGACACAATCCGTGAGGCAAGGGTTGTTGAAAAGGAGACAAAAGAAAGGATAAATGCCCTGGACAGAGAGGTTGTCCAGTATGTGGTAAATCCTCTGCTCAATGAGCTTCTGGATAAATACAAGCAGTATCCGGATGTAATTGAATATCTAAGTCAGGTAAAGGAAGATGTGCTGGCGCATTCAGATGATTTCAGGCCAAAGGAGGAGTTTGCGCTTTCCCTGCCGGGGCTTAAGCTTCCAAAGATGGAGCCAAGCTTTGAGAGATATAGTGTGAATCTACTGGTAAACAATAAGGAGGCAAAGGGCGCGCCTGTTGTTATTGAAACTAACCCGACCTATTATAATCTCTTTGGCAGGATTGAACACCGCGTCCAGTACGGCGTTGCAATGACTGATTTTACAATGATTAAGGCAGGCTCTATACAAAGGGCAAACGGCGGCTATCTTGTCATTAATGCCCTTGACCTCTTGCGGAATATTTTTGCTTATGATGCGCTGAAACGGATGATAAAGAATAAAGAGGTGAAGGTGGAAGATGTGTGGGAACAATACAGACTTGTATCCACAACAACGTTAAAGCCGGAGCCGATACCTGTGGACATAAAGATAGTTCTGATAGGAAGTCCGTATATCTATTATCTGCTTTACAGCCTTGATGATGAATATAGAAAATTGTTTAAGGTTAAGGCTGACTTTGACAACAGGATGCCGCTAATCGCGGAAAATATAGCAAAGTATGGCGCCTTTATTGCCGCAAGGTGCAAAGAAGAAGGACTTAACCCTTTTGACAAGACAGGCGCAGCGCGGGTTGTTGAGTACGGGGCAAGGCTTGCAAATGATAAAGAAAAACTCACCGCGCAATTCAGCGAGATAACGGATATAATAAGAGAGGCAAGTTATTGGGCAGGGGTGGATGGGGGCAAATTTGTCGCAGCAGGCCATGTGGACAGGGCTGTGTCAGAGCGGATTTTCAGGAATTCAAGGATAGAAGAGCGAATAAGAGAACTTATCACAGAAGGGACTTTCCTCATAGACACAGATGGCGCTGTGGCAGGTCAGATAAACGGCATAGCGGTGCTTGATATGGGAGATTATGCCTTCGGCAAGCCTTCAAGAATAACGGCAAAGACATTTCTCGGCGATGCCGGCGTGGTAAATATTGAGAGGGAGGTAAAGATGAGCGGCCGTATCCACAATAAGGCCCTCATGATTTTAACAAGCTATCTCGGAGAAAAGTTTGCGCAGGATACGCCTCTGACACTTTCTGCGTCCATCTGTTTTGAGCAGCTCTATGAAGAGATAGAAGGAGACAGCGCCACATGCACTGAGTTTTACGCGCTTATTTCAAGCCTCTCCGGTCTTCCCATTTCTCAGGGCATTGCAGTAACAGGTTCAATGAACCAGTTTGGCGAGGTTCAGCCTGTTGGCGGGATAAATGAAAAGATAGAAGGGTTCTTTGATGTCTGCGCTGCAAAAGGTCTTACAGGGAAACAGGGTGTGATAATACCAAAGAAGAATGTAAGAAACCTCATGCTTAAAAAAGAGGTGATTGAAACAGTGAAGACAGGAAAGTTTGCCGTCTATCCGATTGAGAGAGTAGAAGAGGGCTTGGAAATACTCACCGGAGCGGCTGCGGGAGAAAGGCAGCCTGACGGCGTATACCCTGATGGAACTGTAAACTTCCTTGTTGCAAAACGGCTCAAAGGGCTTGCAAAGACATTGAAGGAATTTGGGAAGGGAAAAGGGGCAGTGAAGAAAGAGGAGAATAAACAGTGA
- a CDS encoding DUF2283 domain-containing protein, translating into MKIKYFSDTDTALVEFSDHEVAETKEINENIYIDIDVSGNLVAMTIEHAREQASLPYLSYEQVETTQSNKPVPLTADTRR; encoded by the coding sequence ATGAAAATCAAATATTTTTCAGATACTGATACTGCGCTAGTAGAGTTTTCTGATCACGAAGTAGCGGAGACGAAGGAGATAAACGAAAACATATATATTGACATCGATGTTTCAGGCAATCTGGTTGCAATGACTATTGAGCACGCCAGAGAGCAGGCAAGTTTGCCGTACTTATCTTACGAACAGGTAGAAACTACACAATCTAACAAGCCGGTACCTCTGACGGCTGATACCCGTAGATAA
- a CDS encoding type II toxin-antitoxin system HicB family antitoxin, whose amino-acid sequence MPIHYILSEYLEQAMSGAVYDKLEDGTFTGRIPSCKGVLAFGITLRGCEDELRSTLEDWILVGLKLGHPLPVIEGIDLNKEPIREPVGTV is encoded by the coding sequence ATGCCTATACATTATATTTTGAGTGAGTATCTGGAACAGGCTATGTCAGGGGCTGTCTATGACAAACTTGAAGACGGCACATTCACCGGTAGAATTCCTTCGTGTAAAGGGGTTTTGGCTTTTGGGATTACATTGCGCGGGTGCGAGGATGAATTGCGTTCAACTCTTGAAGATTGGATTTTAGTGGGATTAAAACTTGGTCATCCTTTACCGGTAATTGAAGGTATTGATCTAAACAAGGAGCCTATTCGTGAGCCAGTGGGCACCGTGTAA